Proteins encoded in a region of the Brevundimonas vesicularis genome:
- a CDS encoding thermonuclease family protein: MSAVVLICATLLMSDGDSGRCVSADGERHRVRLAGIDAGEVAPHTRCRQRPDVWACSPVARSTASAAAARARQLASAGARCTIADTDRYRRNVAVCTVRGRDLGAQLVREGLAISETNFETHTGAKRTQPGENAGECGDERGER, from the coding sequence ATGAGCGCCGTCGTCCTAATCTGCGCGACCCTGCTCATGAGCGACGGGGACAGCGGCCGGTGCGTGAGCGCCGACGGCGAGCGCCACCGGGTGCGCTTGGCAGGGATCGATGCTGGGGAGGTCGCGCCTCATACCCGCTGCCGCCAGCGGCCGGATGTCTGGGCCTGCTCGCCTGTCGCCCGGTCCACGGCTTCGGCCGCGGCTGCCCGCGCGCGTCAGCTGGCCAGCGCCGGCGCTCGCTGCACCATCGCCGACACCGATCGGTATCGCCGCAATGTCGCGGTGTGCACGGTCAGGGGCCGCGACCTCGGCGCCCAGCTGGTCCGCGAGGGCCTGGCCATCAGCGAGACGAACTTCGAGACCCATACCGGCGCGAAGAGAACGCAGCCCGGAGAGAACGCAGGGGAGTGTGGAGATGAGCGCGGCGAACGATAA
- a CDS encoding helix-turn-helix domain-containing protein, which produces MPHSERPKHYLRQWRKASGLSLQGVRDKAEALFEDRVVAEGEEVDLNKIGLSHSTLSRIESFKNPYNQRLLEVLAEVYGTDVPSLIMRNPEDPEGIWTIMDQIPAAQRPVALKMLSGLKTGTDG; this is translated from the coding sequence ATGCCGCACAGCGAACGCCCCAAGCACTATTTGCGCCAATGGCGGAAAGCCTCTGGGCTTTCCCTCCAGGGCGTGCGCGACAAGGCGGAGGCGCTGTTCGAGGATCGCGTCGTCGCTGAAGGCGAGGAGGTTGACCTGAACAAGATCGGCCTCAGCCACTCGACCCTGAGCCGGATTGAGAGCTTCAAGAACCCCTACAATCAGCGGCTCCTTGAGGTGCTGGCCGAAGTTTACGGCACCGATGTGCCATCGCTCATCATGCGAAACCCGGAAGACCCGGAAGGCATCTGGACGATCATGGATCAGATCCCGGCCGCCCAGCGTCCTGTCGCGCTCAAGATGCTGAGCGGGCTAAAGACCGGGACGGACGGATGA
- a CDS encoding helix-turn-helix domain-containing protein, whose protein sequence is MSAANDNGFKLAYSIAEASAAMSLSEATIYALLAEGRLERRKVGRRTLIPRSSLEALLANSPEAA, encoded by the coding sequence ATGAGCGCGGCGAACGATAACGGCTTCAAGCTGGCCTACTCGATTGCAGAGGCGAGCGCGGCGATGAGCCTGAGCGAGGCGACCATCTACGCGTTGCTCGCGGAGGGGCGCCTGGAGCGTCGCAAGGTTGGGCGACGGACACTTATCCCCAGAAGTTCGCTCGAGGCGCTTTTGGCCAACTCGCCAGAAGCGGCTTAG
- a CDS encoding Arm DNA-binding domain-containing protein: MAREINRLSAVKVRSLKEPGLHADGNGLYLRIDQTGARRWVFVFYLAGRRREMGLGSLEAVPLKEAREALSKARDVLRAGRIRLRPVARRQRQHGRRCSAKSPAS; encoded by the coding sequence ATGGCGCGCGAGATCAACAGACTGTCGGCCGTCAAGGTGCGGTCGCTGAAGGAGCCGGGGCTGCATGCCGACGGCAACGGTCTGTATCTGCGGATTGACCAAACCGGCGCCCGGCGCTGGGTCTTTGTCTTCTACCTTGCCGGCCGCCGTCGGGAGATGGGCCTGGGAAGCCTGGAGGCCGTTCCACTCAAGGAAGCCCGCGAAGCCCTATCCAAGGCTCGAGACGTGCTCAGGGCAGGGAGGATCCGATTGCGGCCCGTCGCGCGCCGACAGCGCCAGCACGGACGCCGTTGTTCAGCGAAGTCGCCGGCGAGCTAA
- a CDS encoding DUF551 domain-containing protein, which yields MLGHKDFKGWFCLAICNALGEWSYDDRPWGQQDAPDKEATHWMPLPAAPTGDA from the coding sequence ATGCTCGGACACAAGGATTTCAAAGGCTGGTTCTGCCTCGCGATCTGCAATGCCCTTGGTGAGTGGTCCTACGATGACCGGCCTTGGGGGCAACAGGATGCGCCCGACAAAGAGGCCACCCACTGGATGCCGCTTCCCGCCGCCCCGACAGGTGACGCATGA
- a CDS encoding methyltransferase has translation MAKLTKPQIKAHVRALGYLKQDRLTEEEREFVFDNWQESANHVNSAAGAFFTPLDMAWTFELEVGGPRVLDLCAGIGVLSYAVYQRRCWVNSGPTPQITCVEINPDYAAIGQKLLPEATWIIADAMSDLDIGRFDWVISNPPFGRLNGIGDFDLAIVERAERYADNATFILPAGSVPWAYSGRPSFEPDSRSEKAKRFRDRTKIDLTPNCGIDCSVWAGDWRGAAPKVEIALADYAEARSLRTPTIIADHHNDGQLSLFGAAA, from the coding sequence ATGGCGAAGCTCACGAAGCCGCAGATCAAGGCCCACGTGCGGGCGCTTGGGTATTTGAAACAAGACAGGCTGACGGAAGAAGAGCGGGAGTTTGTGTTCGATAACTGGCAGGAATCCGCAAATCACGTGAACAGCGCGGCGGGCGCCTTCTTCACACCACTCGACATGGCCTGGACGTTTGAGCTTGAGGTGGGCGGCCCGCGCGTGCTCGACCTATGTGCTGGTATCGGCGTGCTGTCCTACGCCGTCTATCAGCGGCGGTGCTGGGTGAACTCAGGTCCAACGCCGCAGATCACGTGCGTCGAGATCAATCCTGACTATGCGGCTATCGGCCAGAAGCTCCTCCCGGAGGCGACTTGGATCATCGCCGATGCGATGTCAGATCTGGACATCGGCCGGTTTGATTGGGTCATCAGCAACCCGCCGTTCGGCCGCCTGAATGGCATAGGCGATTTTGACCTCGCCATCGTCGAGCGCGCCGAGCGCTACGCAGACAACGCCACCTTCATTCTTCCTGCTGGATCGGTGCCTTGGGCCTACAGCGGTAGGCCCAGTTTCGAGCCAGACAGCCGAAGCGAGAAGGCCAAACGCTTCCGCGATCGAACGAAGATCGACCTGACCCCAAACTGCGGCATCGACTGCTCCGTCTGGGCCGGCGACTGGCGCGGCGCGGCTCCCAAAGTCGAGATCGCCCTCGCTGATTACGCGGAGGCACGTTCGCTCCGCACACCGACTATCATCGCCGACCATCACAATGATGGTCAGCTTAGCCTCTTCGGAGCCGCAGCATGA
- the bet gene encoding phage recombination protein Bet, translating into MNAVAIQGPRLPYHPAIAERFPGVDQSSWRVLTDAVFPAAERPESIIMALAYCRARNLDIFKKPVQIVPIYDRKRGGMVDTVWPGIAELRTTAMRTGSFAGFEDTEYGPMVEEKLGGVDVRYPEWAQCTVYRLIAGQRVAFVGPKTYWIETYATAKRDTKAPNSMWAKRPRGQLEKCAEAAALRRAFPEEIGNEYAAEEVEGQAFGSVRDVTNRPAPNLAARLAAPTDGPREGFTTVHGEQGFDPRDPDNQIPDFEAAPPTPRNSPRPTVPPTRPTRAKPSPVISPSLEEARQPGPLRPTPLKERARLSMSSLGPTS; encoded by the coding sequence ATGAATGCCGTCGCCATCCAAGGGCCGCGTCTGCCCTATCACCCCGCCATCGCCGAGCGCTTTCCGGGTGTCGATCAGTCGTCGTGGCGCGTCCTCACCGATGCCGTGTTCCCGGCCGCCGAGCGCCCCGAGAGCATCATCATGGCTCTGGCCTACTGCCGGGCCCGCAATCTCGACATCTTTAAGAAGCCTGTCCAGATCGTCCCGATCTACGACCGCAAACGCGGCGGGATGGTCGACACCGTCTGGCCTGGCATTGCCGAGCTGCGCACGACGGCCATGCGCACCGGATCGTTCGCCGGCTTCGAAGACACCGAATACGGACCGATGGTCGAGGAGAAGCTCGGGGGCGTCGACGTCCGCTATCCCGAGTGGGCGCAATGCACGGTCTATCGCCTGATCGCCGGGCAGCGCGTCGCCTTCGTCGGTCCGAAGACCTACTGGATCGAGACCTACGCCACCGCCAAGCGCGACACGAAAGCCCCGAACAGCATGTGGGCCAAGCGTCCGCGTGGTCAGCTGGAAAAGTGCGCCGAGGCTGCCGCGCTCCGTCGGGCATTCCCCGAAGAGATCGGCAATGAATACGCGGCGGAAGAGGTCGAGGGCCAGGCCTTCGGCTCTGTCCGCGATGTGACCAACCGCCCGGCGCCCAACTTGGCAGCCCGTCTCGCCGCGCCGACCGATGGCCCGCGCGAAGGCTTCACGACCGTGCATGGCGAGCAGGGCTTCGACCCGCGCGACCCCGACAATCAGATTCCAGATTTCGAGGCGGCCCCTCCGACGCCTCGGAACAGCCCGCGTCCGACGGTGCCTCCGACCAGACCGACGCGGGCGAAACCTTCCCCGGTGATCTCCCCATCACTGGAGGAGGCCAGACAGCCGGGCCCGCTGAGGCCAACGCCGTTGAAGGAACGGGCTCGGCTGTCGATGTCATCGCTTGGGCCGACAAGCTGA
- a CDS encoding HNH endonuclease: MTAVEIQKRAVSKSRRDAVIEGQGGICKRSYCDAPAVDVDHILPLWSGGSNANDNLEALCVDCHKQKTAAEAKARGKVKRLAGETGTNRVRRPIQSRGFGSVSRGFDGKIKLTKKAARTQAANDGAASSSNREG, from the coding sequence ATGACTGCCGTCGAGATTCAGAAGCGCGCCGTCAGCAAGTCCCGACGCGACGCCGTGATCGAAGGGCAGGGCGGCATCTGCAAGCGCTCCTACTGTGACGCGCCAGCCGTGGACGTCGATCACATCCTGCCGCTCTGGTCTGGCGGGTCAAACGCCAACGACAACCTCGAAGCCCTCTGCGTCGACTGCCACAAGCAGAAGACGGCGGCCGAGGCAAAGGCGCGCGGCAAGGTGAAGCGCTTGGCTGGCGAAACCGGCACTAATCGCGTTCGCAGGCCCATCCAATCGCGGGGCTTCGGCTCCGTCTCCCGCGGCTTCGACGGCAAGATAAAGCTGACGAAGAAGGCCGCTCGGACCCAGGCCGCGAACGATGGCGCCGCCTCTTCCTCCAACAGGGAGGGCTAG
- a CDS encoding exonuclease domain-containing protein gives MVVLRVIDFETTGMEPPAEVVEVGYCDLIGSGDDPSEWTVGSPVSWLCGVQSIPPETRAVHHISAAEVAGLASFADTRARLFEGDPVLSAIVAHNLDFENRFLGDHGAHSICTLKAALRVWPDAPAHSNGVLRYWLEDRGLLTLDHDTAMPPHRAGPDAYVTAHILKALFAAGATDQDLVAWTKEPRVLPTCPIGKFRGKPWPEVDAGFLSWMLAQPSMEADLKWNAQRELDRRAGR, from the coding sequence ATGGTCGTTCTTCGCGTCATCGACTTCGAGACGACGGGCATGGAGCCGCCGGCCGAAGTGGTGGAGGTCGGATACTGCGACCTGATCGGCTCAGGCGACGACCCCAGCGAATGGACTGTCGGCAGCCCGGTTTCGTGGCTTTGCGGCGTGCAGTCCATTCCGCCCGAAACGCGAGCTGTCCACCACATCAGCGCGGCCGAGGTCGCCGGTCTCGCATCCTTCGCGGACACCCGAGCGCGACTGTTCGAAGGTGATCCGGTCTTGTCGGCTATCGTCGCTCACAACCTGGACTTTGAGAACCGCTTCCTCGGCGACCACGGCGCCCACTCGATCTGTACGTTGAAAGCGGCCCTTCGGGTCTGGCCAGACGCCCCGGCCCATTCGAACGGCGTGCTACGCTACTGGCTGGAAGATCGCGGCCTGCTGACCCTGGACCACGACACGGCCATGCCGCCGCACCGGGCCGGGCCTGACGCCTATGTCACCGCCCATATCCTCAAGGCGCTCTTCGCAGCCGGCGCGACCGATCAGGATCTGGTCGCCTGGACGAAGGAGCCGCGCGTGCTTCCGACGTGCCCGATCGGCAAGTTCCGGGGCAAGCCGTGGCCCGAGGTCGACGCCGGCTTCCTGTCGTGGATGCTGGCCCAGCCGAGCATGGAGGCGGACCTGAAGTGGAACGCCCAGCGCGAGCTTGATCGGAGGGCGGGACGATGA
- a CDS encoding tyrosine-type recombinase/integrase has translation MDSLEPSWKSPKQRGQWEASLKQHAPVIWRAEITAVDTAMMLEALQPIWLSIPETATRLRARIERVLDTAKVKGLRHGENPARLRGHLDALLPRVKRIRGHHAAMAYDRVPAFVEQLSGRHSESADALRFLIFTGVRSGEVRGATWDEISGNVWTIPAERMKAGKTHRVPLSHAAKAVLDAIDPIDRTGLIFCGAKGGKLSDMALAMVMRKMGITDATPHGFRSSFRDWAGDCTTYPRELLEEALAHNVGNAVERAYRRGTAFEKRRALMSDWADHCMGVTRADNVYPLKA, from the coding sequence ATGGATAGCCTGGAGCCGTCGTGGAAGTCGCCGAAGCAGCGCGGGCAGTGGGAGGCATCGCTCAAACAGCATGCCCCGGTGATCTGGCGCGCGGAGATCACCGCCGTCGACACGGCTATGATGCTGGAGGCCCTGCAACCGATCTGGCTGTCCATTCCTGAGACGGCGACCCGACTTCGCGCCCGGATAGAGCGCGTCCTCGACACCGCGAAGGTGAAGGGCCTGCGCCACGGGGAGAACCCCGCCCGCCTGCGAGGCCACCTCGACGCGCTGCTGCCACGTGTGAAGCGCATCCGCGGTCACCATGCCGCCATGGCCTATGACCGCGTTCCCGCCTTCGTCGAGCAGCTTTCCGGCCGTCACAGCGAGAGTGCCGACGCCCTGCGTTTCCTGATTTTCACCGGCGTCAGGTCGGGTGAGGTCAGAGGGGCGACGTGGGATGAGATCAGCGGCAACGTCTGGACGATCCCGGCAGAGCGGATGAAGGCCGGCAAAACACACCGCGTCCCCCTGTCTCACGCCGCGAAGGCCGTACTCGACGCCATTGACCCGATCGACCGTACCGGCCTGATCTTCTGCGGCGCCAAGGGCGGCAAGCTGTCAGACATGGCGCTCGCCATGGTCATGCGGAAAATGGGGATCACCGATGCGACCCCTCACGGATTTCGCTCCAGCTTCCGGGATTGGGCCGGGGACTGCACGACCTATCCGCGAGAGCTGCTGGAGGAGGCTCTGGCCCACAACGTCGGCAATGCGGTCGAGCGAGCCTATCGGCGGGGAACAGCTTTCGAGAAGCGGCGGGCGCTGATGAGCGATTGGGCCGATCACTGCATGGGCGTCACCCGCGCCGACAACGTCTATCCGCTGAAGGCATGA
- a CDS encoding SOS response-associated peptidase family protein — MALASVAGIALSGPIPAFSEPGRDASGKYRPIWFKLADDEPEPLAFFAGIHLQAHTSVRKIKTGMETIDVFAFLTTEPNAEVGAVHPKAMPVILTEPDEIEAWMTEPWDIAKELQRPLDDGALEYV; from the coding sequence TTGGCGCTCGCATCTGTCGCCGGCATCGCGCTGTCTGGTCCCATTCCCGCCTTTAGCGAACCGGGCCGGGACGCGTCCGGAAAATACCGCCCCATCTGGTTCAAGCTCGCGGACGACGAGCCCGAGCCGTTGGCTTTCTTCGCCGGCATCCACCTCCAGGCCCACACGAGCGTCCGCAAGATCAAGACCGGCATGGAGACGATCGACGTCTTCGCCTTCCTGACGACCGAACCTAACGCCGAGGTCGGCGCGGTTCACCCCAAAGCCATGCCGGTGATCCTGACGGAGCCCGACGAGATCGAGGCGTGGATGACGGAGCCTTGGGACATCGCTAAAGAGCTTCAGCGCCCGCTGGATGACGGCGCGCTGGAGTATGTATGA
- a CDS encoding SGNH/GDSL hydrolase family protein, translating to MADPATVKARLLTTFRDFRVDGVPASGANEPDKAEIRSALTPVVDYIADVAASVSNSVRGYALLADLPTLTGADLGQLAKVEQTGLVYRWDGDSWEPFDDPIIQASVDALASANVASAAATEVTGLVKGEVAADEQVTTDPNGFVLARAGSRNALMAGVRSQVDDGFSGVAAVDRSGFRSSGVDERGAFLAGLTALGDPVEPGAVFTDRNGFLLLRIDGSGADSGVALPVEEVPDTMPYFSGLLCGVQGEDTPIYLRNLREARSDAAVVTGVIASTVIGNPYARVGADEIVVRTEKLGATAELSLRNSVVNARRVLPLVVRTAANPATFTSGFNVLPIGDSILNRQGGTLMKAFLQAWGYAPNFIGTMRGSSTQANNDDITGELGEVREGWETGDYTNTITDRSSPVAPGGEATYLAMSKGDQRGRNPFIRESTGGDNPSIVRNGYVLDFAFYQSRFSLPTPNIIIWECGTNDIRDRDAGVVYETVLANDLLILARMRAAWPNAKIIRVMPGAPRSTSRDALWAPEYIPVVRAMKDALKTLNDSKMYLCPAWAMMTQETGFALAAATPDPTTGALSADLADDIHPINSARAQLSTPCPPTSRARRPT from the coding sequence ATGGCTGATCCCGCCACCGTGAAGGCTCGCCTTCTTACGACCTTCCGCGACTTCCGCGTCGATGGCGTGCCGGCATCCGGCGCCAACGAGCCGGACAAGGCAGAAATCCGGTCGGCCCTGACGCCGGTCGTCGATTACATCGCCGATGTGGCCGCCTCGGTCAGCAATAGCGTCAGAGGTTACGCCCTGCTGGCGGACCTTCCGACCTTGACCGGGGCAGACCTCGGCCAGCTGGCCAAGGTCGAGCAGACAGGTCTGGTCTATCGGTGGGACGGCGACAGCTGGGAGCCGTTCGACGATCCGATCATCCAAGCTTCGGTGGACGCGCTCGCCAGCGCCAATGTCGCCTCTGCGGCCGCGACCGAGGTCACCGGCCTGGTGAAGGGCGAAGTCGCCGCCGACGAACAGGTCACGACCGATCCGAACGGCTTCGTTCTGGCCCGCGCCGGATCTCGGAACGCCCTGATGGCGGGCGTCCGTTCCCAGGTGGACGACGGCTTCTCCGGCGTGGCCGCTGTGGATCGCTCAGGCTTTCGCAGCAGCGGTGTCGACGAACGCGGCGCCTTCCTGGCCGGACTGACGGCCTTGGGCGACCCTGTGGAGCCGGGCGCGGTCTTCACGGATCGAAACGGCTTCCTGTTGCTCCGCATCGACGGCTCGGGCGCGGACAGTGGCGTCGCGCTGCCGGTCGAAGAAGTCCCCGACACCATGCCGTATTTCAGCGGCCTGTTGTGTGGTGTCCAGGGCGAGGACACGCCGATCTACCTGCGCAATCTCAGGGAGGCGCGGTCTGACGCGGCCGTGGTCACGGGCGTGATCGCCAGCACGGTCATCGGCAATCCCTACGCCCGTGTCGGCGCCGACGAGATCGTGGTCCGAACGGAGAAGCTCGGGGCGACAGCGGAACTCTCGCTTCGCAACAGCGTCGTGAACGCTCGACGGGTTCTGCCCCTTGTCGTCCGCACGGCCGCCAACCCCGCGACCTTCACATCCGGCTTCAATGTCCTGCCGATCGGCGACAGCATCCTGAACCGCCAGGGCGGAACGCTGATGAAGGCCTTCCTCCAGGCCTGGGGCTATGCGCCGAACTTCATCGGCACCATGCGCGGCTCTTCGACCCAGGCGAACAATGACGACATCACCGGGGAGTTGGGGGAGGTCCGCGAGGGTTGGGAAACCGGCGACTACACCAACACGATCACCGACCGCTCCTCCCCAGTCGCGCCGGGCGGAGAGGCGACCTATCTAGCGATGTCGAAGGGCGACCAGCGGGGCCGCAACCCGTTTATCAGGGAATCCACCGGCGGGGACAACCCCAGCATCGTCCGCAACGGCTATGTGCTGGACTTCGCCTTCTACCAGTCGCGCTTCAGCCTGCCGACGCCAAACATCATCATCTGGGAGTGCGGCACGAACGACATCCGGGATCGCGACGCGGGCGTGGTCTACGAGACGGTTCTGGCCAACGACCTGCTCATCCTGGCTCGAATGCGGGCGGCATGGCCGAACGCCAAGATCATCCGCGTCATGCCGGGCGCTCCCCGATCCACCAGCCGCGATGCGCTGTGGGCCCCCGAATACATCCCCGTCGTTCGCGCGATGAAGGATGCGCTGAAGACGCTCAATGACTCCAAGATGTACCTGTGCCCGGCTTGGGCGATGATGACGCAGGAGACGGGTTTCGCCCTGGCCGCCGCCACTCCGGACCCGACGACCGGCGCGCTCTCCGCCGATCTCGCCGACGACATCCACCCCATCAACAGCGCTCGCGCGCAGCTTTCCACGCCGTGTCCGCCTACGTCGCGTGCGCGGCGTCCAACCTGA
- a CDS encoding PD-(D/E)XK nuclease-like domain-containing protein, which produces MSLSNPLPLPPPGKVSVPGVYALSMAEYHGDLCVGPSISSSGLRTIWSQSPAHYFHASPYNPAGFVLQVVDGVEVMVPRDQPERPHFSIGKAAHHLLYLGRKGFDAEFVIRPSKWKDWRTDAAKEWKAEQIKAGLTIITDAELEAITGMARSLGAHPLVKSGILDGAVERSLIFKDEKTGAWLKSRPDNIPSSSGLFADLKTADSVSDDSLERSLANYGYHMQAALVGMASEAVLGRPMEEFALVWVEKAPPHCVRVTVLTGADLERGRMQLRRSIDQFAECVATGEWPGPGGTRRDAEYLTLPPWAAKRIDERLEIAAAEASDNDNTPNKEAA; this is translated from the coding sequence TTGAGCCTTTCCAACCCCCTACCGCTGCCACCTCCCGGCAAGGTTTCGGTCCCAGGCGTCTATGCGCTGTCGATGGCCGAGTATCACGGCGACCTGTGCGTCGGCCCGTCGATCTCGTCGTCAGGCCTCCGCACGATCTGGAGCCAGTCGCCGGCGCACTATTTCCACGCCAGCCCCTACAATCCGGCGGGCTTCGTCCTGCAGGTCGTGGACGGGGTCGAGGTCATGGTCCCCAGGGATCAGCCCGAGCGCCCGCACTTCTCCATCGGGAAGGCTGCGCACCATCTGCTGTATCTCGGCCGGAAAGGCTTCGACGCTGAGTTCGTCATCCGCCCTTCGAAGTGGAAGGACTGGCGCACAGACGCGGCGAAGGAGTGGAAGGCCGAGCAGATCAAGGCTGGCCTGACGATCATCACCGACGCCGAGCTCGAAGCGATCACCGGCATGGCCCGTTCGCTGGGCGCCCACCCGCTGGTTAAGTCGGGCATCCTCGACGGCGCCGTGGAGCGATCCCTGATCTTCAAGGACGAGAAGACGGGCGCATGGCTCAAGAGCCGCCCCGACAACATCCCGTCGTCGTCTGGCCTGTTCGCTGATCTGAAAACCGCCGACAGCGTGTCGGACGACAGCCTGGAGCGCTCGCTGGCCAACTACGGATATCACATGCAGGCCGCGCTGGTCGGCATGGCCTCTGAGGCTGTTCTCGGCCGCCCCATGGAAGAGTTCGCCCTGGTCTGGGTCGAGAAGGCCCCGCCGCATTGCGTCCGCGTGACCGTGCTGACCGGCGCCGATCTGGAGCGCGGGCGGATGCAGTTGCGCCGTTCCATCGATCAGTTCGCCGAGTGCGTTGCGACAGGCGAATGGCCGGGCCCAGGCGGAACGCGCCGCGACGCCGAATATCTGACCCTGCCGCCGTGGGCCGCCAAGCGGATCGACGAGCGCCTTGAGATCGCCGCCGCCGAGGCCAGCGACAACGACAACACCCCGAACAAGGAAGCTGCCTGA
- a CDS encoding glycoside hydrolase family 19 protein, which yields MGLIPADRFRTFAPKATAGTREALEAAAAANGFSGLVLAHWLGQMFVESAGFTTREENLNYSVDGLLRMFGRHRISEADARKFGRAPGRPAHQNAIANIIYGGEWGRKNLGNTEPGDGWRFRGGGEKQITGRANYREAGHEHDPDTLRTDPVASARAAANFFVKHGCIAPALRDDVKGVTLKVNGGTNGLDARIAATAAAKKVVGL from the coding sequence ATGGGCCTCATACCGGCTGACAGGTTCCGTACGTTTGCGCCCAAGGCGACGGCGGGCACGCGCGAGGCGCTGGAGGCGGCAGCGGCCGCAAACGGCTTCTCCGGCTTGGTCCTGGCCCACTGGCTGGGTCAGATGTTCGTCGAAAGCGCCGGGTTCACGACCCGCGAAGAGAATCTGAACTATTCCGTCGATGGCCTCCTGAGGATGTTCGGCCGGCATCGGATCAGCGAGGCCGATGCCCGCAAGTTCGGTCGCGCGCCCGGCCGGCCCGCGCACCAGAACGCGATCGCCAACATCATCTACGGCGGAGAGTGGGGCCGGAAGAACCTGGGCAACACGGAGCCGGGCGACGGCTGGCGGTTCAGGGGTGGCGGCGAGAAGCAAATTACCGGACGGGCCAACTATCGCGAGGCCGGGCACGAGCATGATCCGGACACCCTGCGGACTGACCCAGTCGCGTCCGCCAGAGCTGCCGCCAACTTCTTCGTCAAGCACGGTTGCATCGCTCCGGCGCTGCGCGATGACGTGAAGGGCGTGACGCTGAAGGTGAACGGAGGCACCAACGGCCTAGATGCGCGCATAGCCGCCACGGCGGCAGCCAAGAAGGTCGTCGGGCTGTGA
- a CDS encoding DNA-methyltransferase produces the protein MGVTILIGDVRDRLREMPADSVDCVVTSPPYWGLRDYGVDGQIGLEPTLGEHLSVMVGVFEEVRRVLKPTGTLWLNYGDCYATSPNGRSAADTKAAGTDDRTFRDKPFSTIQGVLKAKDLCMVPNRLAIALQEAGWWVRSEIIWAKPNPMPESINDRPATSHEKIFLLSRAPRYHYDGDAVRQGLATASVSRLAQDIEAQGGSDRANGGTRPERPMKAVRGRSTHGRHTLGSAVPEAERREKIRAADVAGPRHAGHINHTGIEQTPRGEGRNLRNYEPAPVQVWPIATRPFSEAHFATFPPELAERCLQAGCPAGGTVLDPFGGAGTTALVADRMGLDCTIIELNPEYAEIARRRISTEQGMFQAIEVAA, from the coding sequence ATGGGCGTGACGATCTTGATCGGTGACGTCCGTGACCGGCTGCGCGAAATGCCAGCGGACTCTGTGGACTGCGTCGTGACCTCGCCGCCCTATTGGGGCCTTCGCGACTATGGCGTCGACGGGCAGATCGGCCTTGAGCCGACGCTCGGCGAGCACCTGTCCGTCATGGTCGGAGTGTTCGAAGAGGTTCGCCGCGTCCTGAAGCCGACGGGCACCCTCTGGCTGAACTACGGCGACTGCTACGCCACTTCGCCGAACGGACGAAGCGCGGCCGACACGAAGGCGGCGGGTACGGATGACCGGACGTTCCGCGACAAGCCGTTCTCGACCATCCAGGGCGTGCTGAAGGCGAAAGACCTCTGCATGGTCCCGAACCGGCTGGCCATCGCCCTGCAGGAGGCGGGCTGGTGGGTCCGCTCGGAGATCATCTGGGCCAAGCCGAACCCGATGCCCGAGAGCATCAATGACCGGCCGGCGACATCGCACGAAAAGATCTTCCTGCTGAGCCGGGCGCCTCGATACCACTACGACGGGGACGCGGTGCGGCAGGGTCTCGCCACGGCGTCTGTTTCGCGGCTGGCCCAAGACATTGAAGCGCAGGGCGGGTCCGATAGGGCGAACGGAGGCACGCGACCCGAACGACCAATGAAGGCTGTCCGGGGTCGTTCCACGCATGGTCGTCACACCCTTGGTTCCGCTGTTCCGGAGGCAGAACGTCGAGAAAAAATCCGCGCGGCGGACGTTGCTGGGCCGCGCCATGCTGGTCACATCAACCATACCGGCATCGAGCAGACGCCACGCGGCGAGGGCCGGAACCTCCGCAACTATGAACCGGCGCCCGTTCAGGTCTGGCCCATCGCCACGCGTCCGTTCAGTGAGGCCCACTTCGCCACGTTTCCGCCCGAGCTTGCCGAACGTTGCCTGCAGGCGGGCTGCCCCGCCGGCGGAACCGTCCTCGACCCCTTCGGCGGCGCCGGGACCACGGCCCTTGTCGCTGACCGCATGGGCCTCGACTGCACCATCATCGAACTGAACCCCGAATACGCCGAGATCGCGCGCCGTCGCATCTCGACCGAGCAGGGCATGTTCCAAGCCATAGAGGTCGCCGCCTGA